A portion of the Stigmatella aurantiaca DW4/3-1 genome contains these proteins:
- a CDS encoding SMI1/KNR4 family protein, producing the protein MPLQPLLEEISRHHFPNPPATPEEIDEFERRVGWRLDPDLRAFYLHCNGGKGRPYRALHFLPTHDRCSYPWYRYPRDQVQPMSTNDFLEDLRKRWVESCTSSDVGLWWIADDVRQLRPEASENEVRAETLRALRPLLNQGLFRAANLLPGGSYQLWEGSVEEQLMRIDTEWATLGRPPDIGGIVWFIGAR; encoded by the coding sequence ATGCCCCTCCAGCCCCTCCTCGAAGAGATCTCGCGCCATCACTTCCCGAATCCTCCCGCCACTCCAGAAGAGATCGACGAGTTCGAGCGGCGGGTCGGCTGGCGGCTGGATCCCGATCTGCGGGCCTTCTACCTGCATTGCAACGGGGGAAAGGGCCGTCCCTACCGCGCCCTTCACTTCTTGCCCACCCACGATCGATGTTCGTATCCCTGGTATCGGTATCCGCGAGATCAAGTTCAGCCCATGAGCACCAACGACTTCTTGGAAGACCTTCGAAAGCGGTGGGTCGAGAGCTGCACGAGCAGCGACGTCGGCCTGTGGTGGATCGCAGACGATGTTCGCCAACTCAGGCCGGAAGCATCGGAGAATGAGGTCCGCGCAGAAACCTTGCGTGCGCTTCGCCCCCTCTTGAACCAAGGCCTGTTCCGAGCGGCCAATCTCCTACCAGGGGGCTCATACCAACTATGGGAGGGCTCTGTTGAAGAGCAACTGATGAGGATCGACACGGAATGGGCCACACTCGGGCGACCTCCTGATATCGGAGGCATCGTCTGGTTCATCGGTGCCCGCTGA
- a CDS encoding SMI1/KNR4 family protein yields the protein MATPMSSLLEEVSREHFPYPPAAPDEIDAFERRVGWKLDPDLRAFYLHCNGAELIERLPDTPYRVLPLHKIVRARVAIYGEDDDKWGSASVYALCDVQDGNYVLVDVARQENGRYPLFDGDHEAWPDPAYCKQVASSFSEFLEQVLRTRRGLYWLGA from the coding sequence ATGGCCACGCCCATGAGCAGCCTGCTCGAAGAGGTCTCCCGCGAGCACTTCCCGTATCCGCCCGCCGCACCCGACGAGATCGATGCGTTCGAGCGCCGGGTGGGCTGGAAGTTGGATCCGGACCTGCGCGCCTTCTACCTGCACTGCAATGGAGCGGAGTTGATCGAGCGATTGCCGGACACTCCGTACCGCGTCCTCCCGCTGCACAAGATCGTCCGAGCGCGGGTGGCCATCTACGGAGAGGATGACGACAAGTGGGGGTCGGCCTCGGTGTACGCGCTCTGCGATGTCCAGGACGGCAACTACGTGCTGGTGGACGTGGCCCGACAGGAGAATGGTCGCTATCCCCTGTTCGATGGGGACCACGAAGCGTGGCCGGACCCGGCCTACTGTAAGCAGGTCGCCAGTTCCTTTTCGGAGTTTCTGGAGCAGGTGCTGCGCACCCGGCGTGGCCTCTACTGGTTGGGGGCTTGA
- the nhaR gene encoding transcriptional activator NhaR yields the protein MSWLNYHHLLYFWTVARAGSLAKAGEELHLAQPTISSQIKLLEESLGHKLFERQGRKLVLTDVGRTVMRYADEIFRLGNELKNVVGGLPPGQQLRLHVGVADVLPKVVAERLLQPALDAGPLRLVCREGPLPQLLSALALHELDVVLADAPSHEPVSVRTFNHLLGKCGVSFFAAAPHAYLRKDFPRSLDGAPMLLSSETSSIRQALDRWFETQGVHPSVAGDFDDSALLMAFGQRGLGVFAMPSAIESEIVRQFDVSVVGRTQEVESCFYAITVERKLRHPAVVAIAEAARSSLFGT from the coding sequence GTGAGCTGGCTCAACTACCACCACCTGCTCTACTTCTGGACCGTGGCCCGCGCGGGCTCCCTCGCCAAGGCCGGCGAGGAGCTCCACCTCGCCCAGCCCACCATCAGCAGCCAGATCAAGCTCCTCGAGGAGTCCCTTGGCCACAAGCTCTTCGAGCGCCAGGGCCGCAAGCTCGTCCTCACCGACGTCGGCCGCACCGTCATGCGCTACGCCGATGAAATCTTCCGCCTCGGCAATGAGCTGAAGAACGTCGTCGGCGGCCTCCCCCCGGGCCAGCAGCTCCGCCTGCACGTGGGCGTCGCCGACGTCCTGCCCAAGGTCGTCGCCGAGCGTCTGCTCCAGCCCGCCCTCGACGCAGGCCCCCTGCGCCTGGTGTGCCGGGAGGGCCCCCTGCCCCAGCTCCTCTCCGCGCTCGCCCTGCACGAACTCGACGTCGTGCTCGCCGATGCCCCCAGCCACGAGCCCGTCAGCGTCCGGACCTTCAACCACCTGCTGGGCAAGTGTGGCGTCTCCTTCTTCGCGGCCGCCCCCCATGCCTATCTGCGGAAGGACTTTCCCCGCTCCCTGGACGGCGCCCCCATGCTCCTCTCCTCCGAGACCAGCTCCATCCGCCAGGCCCTGGACCGGTGGTTCGAGACCCAAGGCGTTCACCCCTCCGTCGCCGGCGACTTCGACGACAGTGCCCTCCTCATGGCCTTTGGCCAGCGCGGGCTCGGCGTCTTCGCCATGCCCTCTGCCATCGAGTCCGAGATCGTCCGCCAGTTCGACGTGTCCGTCGTCGGCCGCACCCAGGAAGTCGAGTCCTGCTTCTACGCCATCACCGTGGAGCGCAAGCTGCGCCACCCCGCCGTCGTCGCCATCGCCGAGGCCGCCCGCTCGAGCCTCTTCGGCACCTGA